The genomic stretch CATGAAATAGCATTTGTAGATGACTCATTGCTGAACGTTGAAGCTTCTAAAAAAAGGGGATGGGTGTCAGGCTCAGTACCCGCGTCCCGAGAGGGCTCAGAAGAATTACGACAGGCATTAGTTGGCCTTGGTTTACCGCTCTAGTTAAGTTCTTTAAGCAGCGAACAGGCGGCTTCGTGACCTGCGGTACAACCCGTCTTAAAGAGTTTGGTAGCCCGCTCGGCATCTGGGGCAACGGCGACGCCTTCCTGGTAAAGCATCCCAAGCCGTGTGCAGCTATCAGCCACGCCGTCCGTGCAGGCAATGTCTAAGTATTTTAAGGCACTGGCTTGGTCTAAAGGTACGCCCAGCCCTTGAAGGTGTAAGTTTCCAAGATCAAGGCAGCTTAATGCGTCCTGGTTTTGGCAAGCCGTTTTAAGAAGCCCCGCCGCGTATACAAATGGTTGGTTCGTGCTTTCTTGTGAGAGGGCTTGGTCGACATCGCCGGAGCTGGTCGTGGCGCTGAGTGCGTAGAGCGCCCATTCAAGGCAGGCACGCCCTTGTTGTTCTTGGTCGCACCTTGATTGACAATCCTTGAGGCCCTCGCACGCAGGTTGTGAGGAGCTTAAGTAGTACTGAATGGACGGTGCTTGCGGTAAAGGGGTAGATGCGCAGGCGAAGAGAAACAGCGTTGACGTCCAGAGAATAAAGTTTTTCATGCCAGCAGGTTAGCTGGGAACGATGTTTATGGAAAGGGTCTTCGGGCTCTGGCTTCTTTAAATCTCAATAATATCGTACAATTAGCTTTCCGATGAGGGTCCCTCGGGGTATGTCTTACGTCATGTCGTATGCAATTTCCACAGACCAGAAAAAACGTTATAAAAGAATTCTCAGTTTGGGACTCCCTATTGTTGGTGGGATGATCTCACAAAACGTCATCAATCTTGTTGATACGGCGATGGTTGGAAGCCTTGGGGACGTTGCGCT from Deltaproteobacteria bacterium encodes the following:
- a CDS encoding sel1 repeat family protein, with translation MKNFILWTSTLFLFACASTPLPQAPSIQYYLSSSQPACEGLKDCQSRCDQEQQGRACLEWALYALSATTSSGDVDQALSQESTNQPFVYAAGLLKTACQNQDALSCLDLGNLHLQGLGVPLDQASALKYLDIACTDGVADSCTRLGMLYQEGVAVAPDAERATKLFKTGCTAGHEAACSLLKELN